In the Nocardia asteroides genome, GCGGGCGCGGCCCTGCTCCGCCGCCTGCTCGACCCGGACGACCCCCTGGTGCCCCCCGGCCGCACCGTCGTCGTGGTCACCCACCAGCTGCCGGACACCCACCGCGCCGACCTGGTCCTGCGCCTGTCCGCCCTCGGCGAAAACCTGTTGCCGGTTTCCTGAACCGCTACTAGATTCGGTGGTACACGAGGAAGGAGGTGGTTCCCAGAATGCATAGTTCAAGGACACGTGAGGTGGCTGTCAGCTAGCGCCACCGCTGCGGGAATTCCCTACGCGTTGCGCGAGCGAATTCCAGGCAGTCACCCGGCCCCCGAGCCCCCGGCCAGTCCGTCCGGGAGCGGCACCGACCGAGTCGGCACCGCACAGCTCGGGGGTCGTCCCTTTTTCGGGGACGAAGACCTCAGCCGACGTAGCGCTGGAGGCGGGCGGAGAGGCGGGGCTGGAGGGGGCCGTCAGCGACGACGCGCTCCTCGACGTAGGCCAGGTCGCCGCCCTCGACGATGCCGTAGAGCCGCTTCGCGCCGCCGACGACGATGCCGGACTGGCTGCGGATCACCACGTCGGTGGCGAGCTCCCAGGACGACTGGGTGAGCGCGTGGCCGTAGAAGAGCTCGACGATGCCGTTGCTGTGCGTGAGCAGCAGCTCGATGACCTCGTCCTTGCCGTCCACGCCGACCCGCCAGAAGCCGGTCTCGCGCAGATCGGGGCCGCCGTAGGAGCCGTCGGTCTCGACGAACCAGGAGCGGGACTCCCAGGCCAGGTACTCGCCGCCGTCGTGCGAGACGACGATCTGCTGCCCGAACCGGTAGTCACCACGGCCCGGCTCGTTGCCCTCGCCCTCGCCGCGCCACACGCCGACCATCGGGAGCAGCGCCAGCATGGCCGGGTTCAGATCGGGGCCGAGGCGCAGGTTCGCGGTGTCGTCGGGCAAGGGGAGATCGGGCAGCGTCGGAATGTTCCGGCCGCTGGTCGACTTGGACCGCTCGACCGCACCGGCGACGGCTTCGTCGCCGCTGAGCCGGGCGGCGGGCGCCACACCGTTCTCCGTGTCACTCGCTCGCTCGCTCGGATCCGGACCCTCGCTCGCGAGTTCGCTCATGACTCGGTGAACAGCCGGTAGAAGACGTACAGGCCGAACCATCCGATCAGGATGGACACGGCCACCAGCAGAAGCTCGAAGAAGAGGACCACGGAGCGAGTCTATCGGCCCGGCCGCAGGCCCGCGCGGACGGCCCCGGACATGCGGACGGCCCCGGGTTCCGCGGAACCCGGGGCCGTCCGGCAACGCGTCACTTGGCGACGGTCACGTCCACGTTGTGGATCCCGGCGCCTTCCGGCGCCACCTCGGCGGAGCCGTTGCCGGTCGAGGAGAGCGCGCGCAGCGTCCAGCTGCCCGGCGCCGCGAAGAAGCGGAAGTCACCGGTGCCGGAGGCCACGACCTCGGCCGTGAAGTCACCGTTGCCGTCGAGCAGCCGCACGAAGGCGCCGCCGACCGGCTGGCCGTCCTCGGCGAGAACGCGGCCGGTGATGACCGTCTCCTTCTCGACGTCGACGCCTGCCGGGATGTCCTGTCCCTGGGTGGGTGCTGAGCACATGGTCGTCACGCTCCCAGCTCGATGGGGGCACCGATGAGCGAGCCGTACTCGGTCCAGCTGCCGTCGTAATTCTTGACGTTCTGGTGCCCGAGCAGCTCCTGCAGCACGAACCAGGTGTGCGAGGAGCGCTCACCGATCCGGCAGTAGGCGATGGTCTCCTTCTCGCCGTCCAGCCCGGCCTCCTTGTAGAGCTCGGCCAGCTCGGCGTCGGACCGGAAGGTGCCGTCCTCGTTGGCCGCCTTGCTCCACGGCACGTTGATGGCGCCGGGGATGTGGCCGGGGCGCTGGCTCTGCTCCTGCGGGAGGTGCGCGGGGGCCAGGATCTTGCCGGAGAACTCGTCGGGCGAGCGCACGTCGACCAGGTTCTTGGTGCCGATCGCGGCGATGACCTCGTCGCGGAAGGCGCGGATCGACAGGTCCGGCGCGGATGCCTTGTACTGGGTGGCCGGGCGGTTCACCGCGTCGGTGGAGAGCGGACGGCCGTCCAGCTCCCACTTCTTGCGGCCGCCGTCGATCAGCTTGACGTTGTTGTGGCCGTACAGCTTGAAGTACCAGTACGCGTAGGCCGCGAACCAGTTGTTGTTGCCGCCGTAGAGCACGACCTCGTCGTCGTTCGAGATGCCGCGCGCCGAGAGCAGGTCGGAGAACTGCTCCTGGTTCACGAAGTCGCGCCGGACCGGATCTTGCAGATCCGTCTTCCAATCCAGCCGGACAGCGCCCGCGATGTGGCCGCCGTCGTAGGCGGAGGTGTCCTCGTCGACCTCGACGAAGACGACGCCGGGGGCGTTGAGGTTCTCTTCGGCCCAGTCCACGGAGACCAGGACATCGGAGCGAGCCATGTGCACTTTCCTTTCGACGAACGTGCTGAGTCAGTTCGGTGCCGGGGTCCGGCGGAATCGGGCGACCAGGGGGTAGATCCGGCAGCCGAGGCAGATCCCGAACGCGGCGTTCAGGAACGCGGCGAACAGGGCGAAGCCGGTGAAGATCACACCGACGAGGGGGGAGCCGGCCAGGAAACCCAGCAGGCCCACGGCGCTGAAGACCAGGCCGAGCAATTGGGCGAACCGCAGCGGTGGCGTCGGCTCGGTCTCGGTGGGCGGGCCGACCCGCGGCGCGACCACCGCGCGGAAGATCCGCCCGTAGGGGCTGTCCTTCGGGCCCACCGCGGCGCCGACGGCGAACACGACGGCCTGCGCCGCCAGCACGATCGCCGCCGCGAGCGGGGAGAAGGCCGCGAGCACGAGGACCAGCACCAGCACGGCGCTGGTGACCCAGGCCGCGAAGCGTGGGCCGCGGACATCGACCACGTCGGTGGACGTGCGGGTGGGGATGGCTTCGGAAACCAAGGAAATCTCCTGCGCGTGAGTTCTGTGGCGGATCGGGTTGGGATCGGGCCCGTTCACCGGCGGATCGAGGATTCGCACACGCGGTGAACGCAGGTCGGCATCAGGAATTCTGAGGGGGCCGACCGCTCAGCGGCACAGGCAGCAACAACCCCCGAGCCGACACAGATCGACTGTGCGGCGTCGGGTGAGCATCAGCTCGTGGTCGGATTGCACGACACGAAGTTTACCGGGTCCGTCGGGAGATTCGTCGCGAGACCCTGGTAATCGGGGTTTCCGGCCAGGTCAGAGTTACTTCACGCGGTGAGCGGAACCAGTGCGGAGCGCAGTGCGTCGGCCTTGGGGACACCGGAGATGCGGAAGCGCTCCCTGCCCTCGGCGTCGAAGACGAAGGTGGTCGGCAGCGAGAGCACGTTCAGCTCGCGGGCCAGCGCGGGCTCGGCGTCGATATCGACCTCGATGTCCTGCGGGGCCTGCGGCGTCGCCGAGAGATCCTCGGTGACGCCCGCCACCACCCGGCGCACCGCCGCGCACGGCCCGCACCACTCGGCGGAGAAGTGCAGCACCGCGGGGCCCGCGCCGGTGACGCCGACCTCGGCGAGCAGCTCGGTGCGGCGGTCGGTCGCGGAGCCGGGGCCGGTCACCGCCTTGGGGGCGGCGTCGCGCAGCGTGCCCTCGCGCGCCCGCAGCGCGAGCCCGACCGCGGCGGCGGCGAGCAGGACCACAACCAGAACGACGATCTCGATCATGACGGCTTTCTCCGGGGACGAACGGGCGGGAGGAGCCGATCAGCGGCGCCCGATGCCGAGCCGATCCAGATCGATCGTCACGTTCTCGCCGCGGCCCTCCACCACGATCTGACCGCCGAGCGCGAACGCCTCGGTCGGCCGCACGCCGAAGGGCAGCTCCTCGGTGTCGATGGTACGGGTGAAGCGCTCGAGCACCGCCGGGCGTTCCGCCTCTGGCACCACGGCGGTCGGGGTGGCGTCGGCGAGGGTGCCCTTGTACATGCCGGTCGCCACGATCCGCACCTGATCGCCGTCGAGCAGCAGATCGGCCATCACGCTGACCTTCTCGGATTCGCCGTCGCCGAACGGGGCGGCCGTCCCGCCGGTCTGCTCGGGCAGCGTCCCGGTGAGCACCAGCGCGCCCGCGGTGGTCATCCCCGACCCGCCGGAGCCGCCGGTGCCGTCCGACTTGTCCGCGGGCCGGGAGTGCACCTGCAGGTCCGGGATGCCGAAGAGCCTGCCGAGCTCGGTGGGCTCGATCCGCATCCTGGTGGCGACCCGCTCGACCGGGATGTTGCGCACCCGGCCGTCGGAGAGGTCGCCGAGCTCCAGGTGCACGCCGGTGAGCGTGGCCTCCAGCGCGATCTCGCCGGGCAGGTCGGGCCGCTTGGCGCTGGCCCTGATGTCGACCGTCTCGAACCGGCCGTCCAGCGCCTGGGCGAAGAACGGGAAGCCGTGGATGGTGACCTCCGGGTCGGCGCTGAGGTCGGCGCCGTCGCGGAGCGTGCGCGACACGCGGTACTCGGTGTAGGCGGCGACCCCGAAGTCGGCGACCACCACCAGCCCCGCGATTACCAGCAGCCCGATGATCAGCTTGCGCATGGCTCGAGCCTAGTCGCGGCGGCCCGGTCGGCACCCGCTCCGGGGCCTCCGGGACGTGTGAACCCGGACTATCGGGACCGACGCGCTAATCTTTCTCCCGGAATCACCTGTGATGATGCGATGTGGACCCGGCGATGCGGCCGACCGGTCCGCGCGCCACGAGATGGAGGAGGGCTTGTGGAGCTGCTCCTGCTGACCTCCGACCCCAACCCCGAGTCGGTACTGCCCTCGCTAGCGTTGCTCGCGCACCACGTGCGCCCGGCGCCGACCGAGGTCTCCTCGCTGCTCGAGGCCGGAACCGCGGATGTCGCCCTGGTGGACGCGCGCACCGATCTGGCGGCGGCGCGCGGGCTGTGCAGACTGCTCGGCAGCACCGGGTCGTCGGTGCCGGTCGTCGCCGTGCTGACCGAGGGCGGGCTGGTCGCGGTGAACGCCGACTGGGGTCTGGACGACATCCTGCTGCCCGGCACCGGCCCGGCCGAGCTCGACGCCAGGCTCCGGCTGCTGGTCGGCCGCAACGGCGGCGCCGCGAGCCCGGAGAACACCGGCAAGATCACCCTCGGTGAGCTGGTGATCGACGAGGGCACCTACACCGCGCGGCTGCGCGGCCGCCCGCTCGACCTCACCTACAAGGAGTTCGAGCTGCTGAAGTACCTGGCCCAGCACGCGGGGCGGGTCTTCACCAGGGCCCAGCTGCTGCAGGAGGTCTGGGGCTACGACTTCTTCGGCGGCACCCGCACGGTCGACGTGCACGTGCGGCGGCTGCGCGCCAAGCTCGGCAGCGATTACGAGTCGCTGATCGGCACCGTGCGCAATGTCGGGTACAAGGCGGTCCGCCCGTCCCGCACCGCGGCCAAGGGCGAACCCGCGGGCTCCGACGACGGCGAGCAGCCCGCGGGCGACGCCCCGCTCGCCCCGGTCAACAACGGCACCGCGCAGTGACCGGCGCCGCGCGGTGACCAGCGCCGAGTGGAGCGACCGGCTGGACGAGCCGACCGCCGCCGCCGTGCGCGCACTGCTCGCCGCGGCGACCGCGGCGGACGGCGTCGCGCCGGTCTCCGAGGCGGCCGTGCTCTCGCTCGCCGACCCTGCGGCCGGCGCCCGGCACCTGGTCTCGCGGCACGGCGGCGAACCCGCCGGGTACGCCAATCTCGTTCCGGCGCACGGTGATCACCCGGCCATGGCCGAGGTGGCGGTCGCCCCGGCCGCGCGCGGCCACGGCATCGGATCCGCCCTGGTCACCCAGGTATTGGCGGCGGGCGGCGCGGGCGCGCGGGTGTGGGCGCACGGCGACCTGCCCGCCGCGAAGGCGGTGGCCGGGCGGCTCGGGCTGCGCACCGCGCGCGAACTGTGGCAGATGCGCCGGCCGCTGGCTACGCCGGAGCTACCCGAGCTGGTCGTTCCGGACGGCATCGTGCTGCGCACCTACCGCGGCCCCGGCGGCGCGGGCCGGGCCGACGACGCCGAACTGCTCCGGGTGAACAACGCGGCGTTCGACTGGCATCCCGAGCAGGGCGGCTGGACCGAGCGCGATATCGCGACCAGGCGCGCGGCCGACTGGTTCGACCCGGCGGGTCTCTTCGTCGCCACCGACGCCGCCGATCCGGAGCGGCTGCTCGGATTCCACTGGACCAAGGTGCACTCCGACGAGAGCCCCCCGGTCGGCGAGGTGTACGTGGTCGGGATCGACCCGGCGGCGCAGGGCAGGGGGCTCGGCAGGCTGCTGACCCTGGCCGGGCTGCACCACCTCCGCGCGCGCGGCCTCGGCGAGGTGCTGCTCTACACCGAGGCGGACAACACCGCGGCCGTCCGCACCTACACCCGGCTCGGCTTCGCGCCCGCGCACGTGGACGTCGCCTACGCCGCGCCGGTCGCCTGACGGTCGTCCTGGAGACGGCTCAGTAAACGGACGGCAAATCGTAGGGGAGCCGCCGCGCCCCCGCCGGTGTGTTCATTTTCCGTTCACTCAGCCTGGTCCAACTGTCAACCGGACAACCTTACGTTGTGTACGGGCGGCTCGGTGGCTGCCCTGGTGCGCAAGTTCTCCGCGAATGTCCCGCACCAGAACACCCGCTCGGCCGGTGAGGGACCGGGCGTGTCGCATGCGATTCCGGAGGAATAGTGAAGTTGAAGCGCAGCAGCGCCCTTGTCGGCGTGCTGGCCGCAGGGGCCATGGTCCTTTCCGCCTGTGGTAGCGATGAGAACACCACGTCCGAGAACACCGGTTCGACGGTCGACGTCAGCTGCGGTGGCAAGGAAGCCCTCAAGGCCAGTGGCTCCTCGGCGCAGAAGAACGCGATGGATCGCTTCGTCGCCGCCTACGAGGCCAACTGCGACGGCTCGACCCTGAACTACACCTCGAGTGGTTCCGGCGCGGGCGTCAACGAGTTCCTCGGTGGCCAGACCGACTTCGCCGGCTCCGATTCGCCGCTGAGCGAGAGCAAGGGCGAGGTGGCCAAGGCCGCCGAGCGCTGCGGCGGTGCCCCGGCGTGGAACCTGCCCGCCGTCTTCGGCCCGATCGCGGTGAGCTACAACATCGACGGTGTGACCAATCTGGCGCTGGACGGCGCCACCGCCGCCAAGGTGTTCAACGGCACCATCAAGACCTGGGACGCCCCGGAGATCAAGGCGCTGAACCCGGGCGCGACGCTGCCGTCGGCCCCGATCGCGGTCATCTTCCGCTCGGACGAGTCGGGCACCACCGACAACTTCCAGCTCTACCTGGACGCCGCCTCGAACGGCGCGTGGGGCAAGGGCACCGGTAAGGCCTTCAACGGCGGCATCGGCGAGGGCGCCAAGGGCAACGAGGGCGTCACCGCCGCGGTGAAGAACACCAAGAACGCCATCACCTACAACGAGTGGTCGTTCGCGAAGTCGCAGAACCTGTCGGTCGCGCGGATCGTCACCGCCGCCGGCCCGGAGCCGGTCGAGCTGACCAGCACCTCCGCGGCCAAGGCGATCGACAGCGTGAAGATCAAGGGCCAGGGCAACGACCTGGTGCTCGACGTCTCCTCGTTCTACAAGCCGACCACGGCCGGCGCGTACCCGATCATCCTGCCGACCTACGAGATCGTCTGCTCGAAGTACACCGACGGCGCGACCGCCACCGCGGTCAAGGCGTTCCTGACCTCGGCGATCAACAACGGGCAGGACGGACTGGACGCGAGCGGCTACGTGCCGATCCCTGACCAGTTCAAGACCCGCCTGACCACCGCCATCAACGCGATTTCCTGATCGAGTAGGCCATGACCGTGCACCCCGAGGTGTCCGCCGAGGGCTCGTCCACCGCGACGAGCCCGACCGCGGGCGGAGAATCATCGTCCATGACGAAGTCGCCGAGCAACGAGCCCGGCCCCGGCCGGACGAAGAAGGCGTCGAGCCAGCGGATCGAGGTCCTGTTCCGGTCGCTGGCGACGGCGGCGGGCGCGACCATCGTGGCCGCCATCGCGCTGATCGCGCTGTTCCTCCTGATCCGCGCGGTGCCATCGGTCATGGCGAACAACGCCAACTTCTTCACCAGCACCGAGTTCAACACCTCGAACGCCGACGACCTGCGCTTCGGCATTCGCGACCTGTTCATGGTCACCGTGTTGAGCTCGATCTTCGCGCTGGTGATCGCGGTGCCGATCGGTATCGGCATCGCGCTGTTCCTCACCCAGTACGCGCCGAAGCAGGTGGCCCGCCCGTTCGCGACGCTGGTCGACCTGCTCGCGGCGGTGCCCTCCATCGTCTTCGGGCTCTGGGGCTTCCTGGTGCTGGCTCCGCAGATCGAGCCGGTGCAGACCTTCCTGAACGACAAGCTCGGCTGGTTCTTCCTCTTCTCCGACGGCAACGTCTCGCTGGCGGGCGGCGGCACGATCTTCACCGCGGGCGTCGTGCTCGCGGTGATGATCCTGCCGATCATCACCTCGGTCGCCCGCGAGGTCTTCAACCTCACCCCGCGGGCGCACATCGAGGCCGCCCAGGCGCTCGGTGCCACCAAGTGGGAGGTCGTGCGGATGACGGTGCTGCCGTACGGCCGCTCCGGCGTGATCGCCGGCTCCATGCTCGGCCTCGGCCGCGCGCTCGGTGAGACCATCGCCGTCCTCGTCGTGCTGCGCACGGCGTCGCAGGCGGGCAACTGGTCGCTCTTCGACGGCGGCTACACCTTCGCCTCCAAGATCGCCTCGGCGGCCTCGGAGTTCAGCGCGCCGCTGCCGACCGGCGCCTATATCGCGGCGGGCTTCGTGCTGTTCGCGCTGACCTTCGTCGTCAACGCGCTGGCGCGGGTCGCGTCCGGCGGAAGGGTGAACGGCTGATGACCACCACACTCGACAAGCCGATCAAGGCGCCCGCCTTCCGGGCGATCAGCACCGGCCGCAGGGTCAAGAACCACATCGCCACCGTCGTCGTCGCGATCTGCTTCGTGATCGCGCTCATCCCGCTGGTCTGGGTGCTCGGGCTGGTCATCACCAGCGGCATCGAGGCGGTGCTCAGCTCCGACTGGTGGCTGAACTCGCAGAAGGGCGTGCTGCCGGACCAGAGCCGCGGCGGCGTCTACCACGCGATCTACGGCACCATCGTGCAGACCCTGATCGCCGCCGTGCTCGCGGTGCCGCTCGGCATCATGGCCGCGGTCTACCTGGTCGAGTACGGCCGCGGCTGGCTCGCCAAGACCACCACCTTCATGGTCGACATCCTGGCCGGCGTTCCCTCGATCGTCGCCGCGCTGTTCATCTTCGCGCTGTGGATCGCCACCTTCGGCTTCCCGCAGAGCGCCT is a window encoding:
- a CDS encoding sulfurtransferase; its protein translation is MARSDVLVSVDWAEENLNAPGVVFVEVDEDTSAYDGGHIAGAVRLDWKTDLQDPVRRDFVNQEQFSDLLSARGISNDDEVVLYGGNNNWFAAYAYWYFKLYGHNNVKLIDGGRKKWELDGRPLSTDAVNRPATQYKASAPDLSIRAFRDEVIAAIGTKNLVDVRSPDEFSGKILAPAHLPQEQSQRPGHIPGAINVPWSKAANEDGTFRSDAELAELYKEAGLDGEKETIAYCRIGERSSHTWFVLQELLGHQNVKNYDGSWTEYGSLIGAPIELGA
- a CDS encoding thioredoxin family protein, whose amino-acid sequence is MIEIVVLVVVLLAAAAVGLALRAREGTLRDAAPKAVTGPGSATDRRTELLAEVGVTGAGPAVLHFSAEWCGPCAAVRRVVAGVTEDLSATPQAPQDIEVDIDAEPALARELNVLSLPTTFVFDAEGRERFRISGVPKADALRSALVPLTA
- a CDS encoding FABP family protein: MSELASEGPDPSERASDTENGVAPAARLSGDEAVAGAVERSKSTSGRNIPTLPDLPLPDDTANLRLGPDLNPAMLALLPMVGVWRGEGEGNEPGRGDYRFGQQIVVSHDGGEYLAWESRSWFVETDGSYGGPDLRETGFWRVGVDGKDEVIELLLTHSNGIVELFYGHALTQSSWELATDVVIRSQSGIVVGGAKRLYGIVEGGDLAYVEERVVADGPLQPRLSARLQRYVG
- a CDS encoding DUF4395 domain-containing protein, encoding MSLVSEAIPTRTSTDVVDVRGPRFAAWVTSAVLVLVLVLAAFSPLAAAIVLAAQAVVFAVGAAVGPKDSPYGRIFRAVVAPRVGPPTETEPTPPLRFAQLLGLVFSAVGLLGFLAGSPLVGVIFTGFALFAAFLNAAFGICLGCRIYPLVARFRRTPAPN
- a CDS encoding LmeA family phospholipid-binding protein; translated protein: MRKLIIGLLVIAGLVVVADFGVAAYTEYRVSRTLRDGADLSADPEVTIHGFPFFAQALDGRFETVDIRASAKRPDLPGEIALEATLTGVHLELGDLSDGRVRNIPVERVATRMRIEPTELGRLFGIPDLQVHSRPADKSDGTGGSGGSGMTTAGALVLTGTLPEQTGGTAAPFGDGESEKVSVMADLLLDGDQVRIVATGMYKGTLADATPTAVVPEAERPAVLERFTRTIDTEELPFGVRPTEAFALGGQIVVEGRGENVTIDLDRLGIGRR
- the pstC gene encoding phosphate ABC transporter permease subunit PstC, producing MTKSPSNEPGPGRTKKASSQRIEVLFRSLATAAGATIVAAIALIALFLLIRAVPSVMANNANFFTSTEFNTSNADDLRFGIRDLFMVTVLSSIFALVIAVPIGIGIALFLTQYAPKQVARPFATLVDLLAAVPSIVFGLWGFLVLAPQIEPVQTFLNDKLGWFFLFSDGNVSLAGGGTIFTAGVVLAVMILPIITSVAREVFNLTPRAHIEAAQALGATKWEVVRMTVLPYGRSGVIAGSMLGLGRALGETIAVLVVLRTASQAGNWSLFDGGYTFASKIASAASEFSAPLPTGAYIAAGFVLFALTFVVNALARVASGGRVNG
- a CDS encoding DUF1416 domain-containing protein is translated as MCSAPTQGQDIPAGVDVEKETVITGRVLAEDGQPVGGAFVRLLDGNGDFTAEVVASGTGDFRFFAAPGSWTLRALSSTGNGSAEVAPEGAGIHNVDVTVAK
- the pstA gene encoding phosphate ABC transporter permease PstA translates to MTTTLDKPIKAPAFRAISTGRRVKNHIATVVVAICFVIALIPLVWVLGLVITSGIEAVLSSDWWLNSQKGVLPDQSRGGVYHAIYGTIVQTLIAAVLAVPLGIMAAVYLVEYGRGWLAKTTTFMVDILAGVPSIVAALFIFALWIATFGFPQSAFAVSLALVLLMLPVVVRSTEEMLKLVPDELREASYALGIPKWKTIVRIVIPTALPGMLSGMLLALARVMGETAPVLVLVGYSKSINTDVFDGNMASLPLLIYQELANPEPAGRLRVWGAALTLILLIAALYAAAAVVNKLLTRNR
- the mshD gene encoding mycothiol synthase translates to MTSAEWSDRLDEPTAAAVRALLAAATAADGVAPVSEAAVLSLADPAAGARHLVSRHGGEPAGYANLVPAHGDHPAMAEVAVAPAARGHGIGSALVTQVLAAGGAGARVWAHGDLPAAKAVAGRLGLRTARELWQMRRPLATPELPELVVPDGIVLRTYRGPGGAGRADDAELLRVNNAAFDWHPEQGGWTERDIATRRAADWFDPAGLFVATDAADPERLLGFHWTKVHSDESPPVGEVYVVGIDPAAQGRGLGRLLTLAGLHHLRARGLGEVLLYTEADNTAAVRTYTRLGFAPAHVDVAYAAPVA
- a CDS encoding winged helix-turn-helix transcriptional regulator, whose protein sequence is MELLLLTSDPNPESVLPSLALLAHHVRPAPTEVSSLLEAGTADVALVDARTDLAAARGLCRLLGSTGSSVPVVAVLTEGGLVAVNADWGLDDILLPGTGPAELDARLRLLVGRNGGAASPENTGKITLGELVIDEGTYTARLRGRPLDLTYKEFELLKYLAQHAGRVFTRAQLLQEVWGYDFFGGTRTVDVHVRRLRAKLGSDYESLIGTVRNVGYKAVRPSRTAAKGEPAGSDDGEQPAGDAPLAPVNNGTAQ
- the pstS gene encoding phosphate ABC transporter substrate-binding protein PstS produces the protein MKLKRSSALVGVLAAGAMVLSACGSDENTTSENTGSTVDVSCGGKEALKASGSSAQKNAMDRFVAAYEANCDGSTLNYTSSGSGAGVNEFLGGQTDFAGSDSPLSESKGEVAKAAERCGGAPAWNLPAVFGPIAVSYNIDGVTNLALDGATAAKVFNGTIKTWDAPEIKALNPGATLPSAPIAVIFRSDESGTTDNFQLYLDAASNGAWGKGTGKAFNGGIGEGAKGNEGVTAAVKNTKNAITYNEWSFAKSQNLSVARIVTAAGPEPVELTSTSAAKAIDSVKIKGQGNDLVLDVSSFYKPTTAGAYPIILPTYEIVCSKYTDGATATAVKAFLTSAINNGQDGLDASGYVPIPDQFKTRLTTAINAIS